The Bacteroidota bacterium region ATCGCACCCGGAATAAACGCTTTTTCAAACGCATCCGGGTTTCGGGTGTCAAGGACAAGGGTTCCGTTTTGTATTTCCATTTCTAAAGCGTCAACGGATAGCGGTCGAAGATTTTTCTTCATTACCTCGTCAATCGCTTCGTATCCCTGTTTGTTGATGCGTGCGTCACTGAAGAAGTAGGCGGGAGGAGCAACAAGACCTTCGGTAACTTCTTTAATAAACTCGTCCTTGTGCATTTCGCGCAGGGCGTAATTTGTTTTCTTCTGATGACCGATCGTACTCCAGGTTTCTTTGCCAAGATTTTTACCACAGGCAGAACCAGGACCATGAGCAGGATAAACGATTACTTCGTCTGGAAGAAGTTTGATTTTTTTGTTCAATGAATCATACATCATGCCCGCGAGCTCTTCTTTGCTCATTTTTCCATCGAGAAGGTCTGGGCGACCAACATCGCCAACAAACAAAGTATCGCCGGAGAACAAGCAATATTCCTGATAGCTTTCATCATAGAGTAAATAGCTTGTAGATTCCGGAGTGTGGCCGGGAGTATGGATCGCCTTTAGGGTGATGTTTCCGAGACGAAATTCTTCACCGTCTTTCGCGGTATATGTTTTATACTGTGTCTCGGCGAGAGGACCAAAGACGATTGTCGCCCCGGTTTCTTTTGCCAGATCAATATGTCCGGAAACAAAATCCGCATGAAAGTGGGTTTCGAAAACGTATTTGATTTTGGTTCCGCGTTGTCTTGCCATTTCCAGATAGGGCTCGATTTCACGAATTGGATCAACAATAGCGGCTTCGCCGTTGGATTCAATATAGTATGCTGCCTCCGCGAGGCAATTGGTATAAAGTTGTTGTACGTACATATTCAACAGGAGTAGAGTATTCAAAGATAAGAAAAAACAGAGTGGCGGAAAAGCGGGGAAATTGTACGATATTGGGGCGGAATTCTGTTATTATAAGCATGTCTGAGCAGACCAGGTGGACGAAAGAGGCGGCAGCCAAACCGGTATTTTGGGTTGCGCTGGCGATTATTCTTGTGTTTTTTTTATCGGCGAGTTATGCGCTGATGCTTGGTTTGTTGATCGGGATAGTGTTTGGCAACCCCTTTCCAAAACAATCAAAAGTTGTTACGAAGTATTTATTGCAAGGCGCCATTGTGGGGCTCGGCTTTGGAATGAATTTTACAAAAGTTGTGGAAGCAGGAAAAGACGGATTTGTTTTTACCGTATTGACCATCTCTGCGGCAATGGGTTTTGGATTTCTTCTTGGAAGAATATTAAAAGTTGAGCGAATCATTTCTTATCTCATTTCTGTTGGAACCGCGATTTGCGGAGGAAGCGCAATCGCGGCAGTTAGCCAGGTTGTACAGGCCGATGAAAAAGACATTTCTGTTTCGATTGGAACTGTATTTATTTTGAACGCGATCGCGTTATTTATTTTTCCTCCGATTGGAACATATTTCGGATTGACACAACAGCAATTCGGAGTGTGGGCCGCGATCGCTATTCATGACACAAGCTCTGTTGTTGGTGCTGCATCACATTATGGAAACGAAGCGCTGATGGTTGCGACAACCGTAAAGCTTGCAAGGGCGC contains the following coding sequences:
- a CDS encoding MBL fold metallo-hydrolase; the encoded protein is MYVQQLYTNCLAEAAYYIESNGEAAIVDPIREIEPYLEMARQRGTKIKYVFETHFHADFVSGHIDLAKETGATIVFGPLAETQYKTYTAKDGEEFRLGNITLKAIHTPGHTPESTSYLLYDESYQEYCLFSGDTLFVGDVGRPDLLDGKMSKEELAGMMYDSLNKKIKLLPDEVIVYPAHGPGSACGKNLGKETWSTIGHQKKTNYALREMHKDEFIKEVTEGLVAPPAYFFSDARINKQGYEAIDEVMKKNLRPLSVDALEMEIQNGTLVLDTRNPDAFEKAFIPGAINIGLNGMFAVWVGTVVDIHAPLVLVCDSGKEEEAVQRLARVGYENVRGYIQGGMDSWINAGKKTDSVNSVSPKVFADKVRSGAAVLDVRKISEAEAGYVQGANVLPLADLKNSISALPKNEPLYIHCAGGYRSMIAASMMKAVGYTNVINVYGGWSLIKDENIPVATGAVETKSL
- a CDS encoding putative sulfate exporter family transporter, whose protein sequence is MSEQTRWTKEAAAKPVFWVALAIILVFFLSASYALMLGLLIGIVFGNPFPKQSKVVTKYLLQGAIVGLGFGMNFTKVVEAGKDGFVFTVLTISAAMGFGFLLGRILKVERIISYLISVGTAICGGSAIAAVSQVVQADEKDISVSIGTVFILNAIALFIFPPIGTYFGLTQQQFGVWAAIAIHDTSSVVGAASHYGNEALMVATTVKLARALWIVPLALLTSLVFKKQSSAASLPWFILFFIVASLINTYTHIPPSVSEVIVKISKTAFSVTLFLIGAGISMKTIKKVGIRPLLQGVILWLFILISSLFFIIHY